A DNA window from Streptomyces parvus contains the following coding sequences:
- a CDS encoding type VII secretion system-associated protein has product MAEAPALNLNKAWLQSFLDNDLVPFLAEIKKMREDGTTSEGTTVPGIPTLQGGEDGSATAAGFHDGQRKPLAIGTMASDENGRTNGGYLVKCLNGLVDQLDDILKLQVELFEQIEEDLEDTIEELFKTQDSNLEKIDGKDLIDFFEGVDEVLSESAGGGSDNDEDD; this is encoded by the coding sequence ATGGCGGAAGCACCCGCACTCAATCTCAACAAGGCGTGGCTGCAGAGCTTCCTCGACAACGACCTCGTCCCGTTCCTCGCCGAGATCAAGAAGATGAGGGAGGACGGCACCACGTCCGAAGGCACGACCGTGCCCGGAATTCCCACGCTGCAGGGCGGTGAGGACGGGTCCGCGACGGCGGCGGGCTTCCACGACGGCCAGAGGAAGCCGCTCGCCATCGGGACGATGGCGAGCGACGAGAACGGCCGTACCAACGGCGGCTACCTGGTCAAGTGCCTGAACGGGCTGGTCGATCAGCTCGACGACATCCTCAAGCTCCAGGTCGAGCTCTTCGAGCAGATCGAGGAGGACCTGGAGGACACCATCGAGGAGCTCTTCAAGACCCAGGACAGCAACCTGGAGAAGATCGACGGCAAGGACTTGATCGATTTCTTCGAGGGCGTGGACGAGGTGCTCTCCGAATCCGCCGGGGGCGGCTCGGACAACGACGAGGACGACTGA
- a CDS encoding WXG100 family type VII secretion target — MTPPLDFTDGQIYVDYSHMENAADDMVQQTKAIDSILTNLEAELQELQRSWEGEDKAVYAEKQASWNNAVEEMKRILAEHSALLNDVSGSYKYSENSLKSLWEGVRIGS; from the coding sequence ATGACCCCTCCGCTTGACTTCACCGACGGCCAGATCTACGTCGACTACTCCCACATGGAGAACGCCGCCGACGACATGGTCCAGCAGACCAAGGCGATCGACAGCATCCTCACCAACCTGGAAGCCGAACTCCAGGAGCTCCAGCGCAGCTGGGAAGGTGAGGACAAGGCGGTGTACGCCGAGAAGCAGGCTTCCTGGAACAACGCGGTCGAGGAGATGAAGCGCATCCTCGCCGAGCACTCGGCGCTGCTGAACGACGTCTCGGGCAGCTACAAGTACAGCGAGAACTCCCTGAAGTCGCTCTGGGAGGGCGTGCGCATCGGCAGCTGA
- the eccB gene encoding type VII secretion protein EccB translates to MQSKRDQVQAHMFIMGRLTSGMLRADPDAPESPQGRTNRGVVIGIVIAVLLSAGSFVLGLLKPGTKDSWRAAGTLVVDKDTGSRYLYLDGRLRPVRNYASARLLAGADMKAVAVGSKSLSGTPHGAPIGISGAPDALPGSADLDTGPWQVCSGSGTGGTGTTVAVGLPADATGLPTDQAMLVTGPDKADYLVWRGSKLLLDEDTRAREALGYASISRLPVSAAFLNALPSGPDLRPPNVPGKGGKGPALGGEESRIGQVFRVTVPGSADRYYLLRQEGLTPLTATGAALVLGDPETREKVYGGGAAKVVTLGADALSGRLAPGAGTGAEEANLPPEPPEAVALGEDRTVCIRVQPSERGPRISVALTGTGTLGPAAQAPPEGLTPACMPVGTISVRPGGGSLVRALGASGSTVGTTVYLVTDTGMKYRVGTADGLAALGYSEGQARGLPAPLLAMLPTGPDLTKEAAALGRNTNTTPRCTRT, encoded by the coding sequence GTGCAGTCGAAACGCGACCAGGTCCAGGCCCACATGTTCATCATGGGCCGGCTGACCTCCGGCATGCTCCGCGCCGACCCCGACGCCCCGGAGAGCCCGCAGGGGCGCACCAACCGGGGCGTGGTGATCGGCATCGTGATCGCCGTCCTGCTGTCGGCCGGCTCCTTCGTCCTCGGCCTCCTCAAGCCCGGTACCAAGGACTCCTGGCGGGCCGCCGGGACCCTCGTCGTCGACAAGGACACCGGGTCCCGCTACCTCTACCTGGACGGGCGGCTGCGTCCGGTGCGCAACTACGCCTCGGCGCGGCTGCTGGCGGGCGCCGACATGAAAGCGGTCGCGGTCGGCTCGAAGTCCCTGAGCGGCACCCCGCACGGGGCGCCCATCGGCATCAGCGGCGCCCCGGACGCCCTGCCCGGGAGCGCGGACCTGGACACGGGTCCCTGGCAGGTCTGTTCGGGCAGCGGAACCGGAGGGACCGGCACCACCGTCGCGGTGGGCCTGCCGGCGGACGCCACCGGGCTGCCCACCGACCAGGCCATGCTCGTCACGGGGCCGGACAAGGCCGACTACCTGGTCTGGCGCGGCAGCAAGCTGCTGCTCGACGAGGACACCCGTGCCCGCGAAGCCCTCGGCTACGCCTCCATCTCCCGGCTGCCCGTCTCCGCCGCCTTCCTGAACGCCCTGCCCTCGGGACCCGACCTGCGCCCGCCGAACGTACCGGGCAAGGGCGGGAAGGGCCCCGCGCTCGGCGGCGAGGAGTCCCGGATCGGCCAGGTCTTCCGGGTCACCGTCCCGGGCTCCGCCGACCGCTACTACCTGCTGCGCCAGGAGGGCCTGACCCCGCTCACCGCGACCGGGGCCGCGCTGGTGCTCGGCGACCCGGAGACCCGCGAGAAGGTGTACGGGGGAGGCGCGGCGAAGGTCGTGACGCTGGGCGCGGACGCGCTGAGCGGCCGGCTGGCCCCCGGTGCGGGGACCGGCGCGGAGGAGGCGAACCTGCCCCCGGAGCCGCCGGAGGCGGTGGCCCTCGGCGAGGACCGCACCGTATGCATCCGGGTCCAGCCGAGCGAGCGCGGACCGCGCATCAGCGTGGCGCTGACCGGGACGGGCACCCTGGGACCCGCCGCCCAGGCGCCGCCCGAGGGCCTCACCCCGGCCTGCATGCCGGTCGGCACGATCAGCGTGCGGCCGGGCGGCGGATCCCTGGTGCGCGCGCTCGGAGCGAGCGGGAGCACGGTCGGCACCACCGTCTACCTCGTGACCGACACCGGGATGAAGTACCGGGTCGGCACCGCTGACGGCCTGGCTGCCCTCGGCTACAGCGAGGGCCAGGCACGAGGGCTGCCGGCGCCGCTGCTGGCCATGCTGCCGACCGGGCCGGACCTCACCAAGGAGGCCGCCGCCCTGGGCCGGAACACGAACACGACCCCACGCTGCACCCGGACTTGA
- the eccD gene encoding type VII secretion integral membrane protein EccD — protein sequence MTDTQVAELCRLTVRAPAKSIDLAVPADVPVADLLPAVLGYAGDNLEEAGIDHGGWVLQRLGGEPLDEELTLDSYGLRDGDTLYLRPRAEALPEVHLDDLVDGIATTMRDHPFGWTPKVSRWVLLGIVVAVLAGGVLVIAWPGGSSLSRSVFATAAGLLLLAGAGAASRAVGDAGAGAALGFMVGPYLALAGWLLPGGELSGPHVYETLGARLLAASAALAGGAVLALAVVAAFAALFLSVAVVSLFAAIAAVLLLTTDLAPVHAAGILAVLAVILGAFVPSLAFRMSGMRMPPLPTNAQQLQEGIEPHAASAVSARAILADGWMTSLYGAVGLVGAACVAILARERELAEIIMTVALCLLLVLHARGLGNIWQRMSLVAPGVFGLILLVLVAAPAASPGNRLVTAAGLLAAAAAVAITAWTVPGRRLVPYWGRAGEVLHSALAIAVLPLALWVLGVYGALRAING from the coding sequence ATGACTGACACTCAGGTGGCCGAGCTGTGCCGTCTGACGGTACGAGCTCCTGCCAAGAGCATCGATCTCGCCGTGCCCGCCGACGTCCCCGTGGCGGACCTGCTGCCCGCCGTGCTCGGCTACGCGGGCGACAACCTCGAAGAAGCCGGCATCGACCACGGCGGCTGGGTCCTCCAGCGGCTCGGCGGCGAGCCCCTGGACGAGGAACTCACCCTCGACTCCTACGGGCTGCGGGACGGCGACACCCTCTACCTCCGGCCGCGTGCCGAGGCCCTGCCCGAGGTGCACCTCGACGACCTGGTCGACGGCATCGCCACCACGATGCGCGACCACCCCTTCGGCTGGACCCCCAAGGTGAGCCGCTGGGTGCTCCTTGGCATCGTTGTCGCGGTCCTCGCCGGCGGCGTTCTGGTGATCGCCTGGCCCGGCGGCTCCTCGCTGTCCCGGTCCGTCTTCGCCACCGCGGCCGGCCTCCTCCTGCTCGCCGGTGCGGGCGCGGCCAGCCGGGCGGTCGGCGACGCGGGCGCCGGAGCCGCGCTCGGCTTCATGGTCGGGCCCTACCTGGCGCTGGCCGGCTGGCTGCTGCCCGGCGGGGAGCTCAGCGGGCCGCACGTCTACGAGACCCTGGGGGCCCGGCTGCTCGCGGCCAGTGCGGCGCTGGCCGGCGGGGCGGTCCTCGCGCTCGCCGTCGTGGCCGCGTTCGCAGCCCTCTTCCTGAGCGTCGCCGTCGTCTCGCTGTTCGCCGCCATCGCCGCCGTCCTGCTCCTCACCACGGACCTGGCGCCGGTGCACGCCGCCGGGATCCTCGCCGTCCTCGCGGTGATCCTGGGGGCGTTCGTCCCCTCGCTCGCCTTCCGGATGTCCGGGATGCGGATGCCCCCGCTGCCGACCAACGCCCAGCAGTTGCAGGAGGGCATCGAGCCGCACGCCGCCTCCGCGGTCTCGGCCCGCGCCATCCTCGCCGACGGCTGGATGACGTCGCTCTACGGAGCGGTGGGCCTGGTCGGGGCCGCGTGCGTGGCCATCCTGGCCCGGGAGCGTGAGCTGGCCGAGATCATCATGACGGTGGCGCTGTGCCTGCTGCTCGTCCTGCACGCCCGGGGCCTCGGCAACATCTGGCAGCGCATGTCCCTGGTGGCCCCGGGGGTCTTCGGGCTGATCCTGCTGGTGCTGGTCGCCGCCCCCGCCGCGTCCCCGGGGAACCGCCTGGTCACCGCCGCGGGGCTGCTCGCGGCGGCCGCCGCGGTCGCCATCACCGCCTGGACCGTGCCCGGCCGCCGGCTCGTCCCGTACTGGGGCCGCGCGGGCGAAGTGCTCCACTCGGCCCTCGCGATCGCCGTGCTCCCGCTCGCCCTGTGGGTGCTCGGCGTGTACGGCGCCCTGCGGGCCATCAACGGCTGA